A window of Acidimicrobiia bacterium genomic DNA:
ATCGGGGAGCCGATGCACCCGGGGCCGGGGATTTCCGGGCTGGGGCCGGGGCGTCACCGTGCCGATCTCCACGTGGCCAAAGCCGAGCGCAGCCAGCGCCCGCCATGCCGACCCATCCTTGTCATACCCCGCGGCGAGGCCGATCGGATTACGGAATCTCAGGCCGTACACCTCGACCGGTACCACCTCGAAGCGCCGCCGCCGTGGCAGCGCCCGGCCGAGGCGCACTCCCCGAAGCGCCAGACGGTGGGCACGCTCCGGATCCAGAAGGAACCCGAGGGACCGTATAGCCCGGTACATCACCGACCGGCCAGGAAGGCGACGACGGCCCGGCGCTCGTCCTCTCCGATCGCGCCCGCCGCACCGAGATCGTCGACGAGCGAACCGAGCGTTGCGATGGCGTGCAGCGTGATCCCCTGTTCGGCGAGCGCCGACCTCGCCTGTTCCTCGCGTTCGATGAGCACCACCAGATGCTCGACGACCAGCCCCGCCTCACGCAGCAGGTTCGCCGCCTCGGTGGCGCTGATGCCGCTGGTGACGACATCGTCGACCAGGACCACCCTGTCACCGGCGCGCCACTCCCCCTCGACACGGACCCCGGTGCCGTGCTCCTTCGACTCCCGGCGGGGCCACACCAGCGACCTGGACCGTTCCAGCGCCACCGCGGTCGCCAGCGGCAGGGCCCCGTATGGCACGGCTCCGACGTGGTCGTAGGCGAGTCGCCCGAGCACCGATCCGTAGAGAGCCGCCACCTGGCGTAGCAGTCCCGGCCTGCCCGACAGTCGCCTGAGATCCACATAGATCGGCGAGACGGCGCCGGAACGAAGCGTGAACTCGCCGAAGCGCACGCAGCCGGACTCGTGCAGGTCGACCGCCATGCCGCGGGGACGCAGCACCGGCTCTCTCGGCTCGACCCTCCTCAGTGCGTCACGGAGGTCTGCCGCCATGCTCGCCGGGTTGGATGCGCTACCCACCAGCCGGGACGACGGTACGAGGACTCCTCGCCGATCGGAACGGAGCGCCACCCCGATGGCATCGGCGTCACCACCCTGGGGGCCGACCCCGGGCGCGAGGATCCAGTGCCCCGGGACGATCGCCCTGGTGCGAGCGAGCGCCCCGGGCTGGGTGGCGCCCACGACGAGTCCGAGGCGGTCGGGCCCCGCCCACCCGGCGACGAGGCGGGCGACGCGCTCGTACACCATCTCGCCGCTGTCCAGAATGTCGTCCTGGATCTCTGCTCCGCTCGGATTCGAGGTGCGGCACAGCACCCAGACCCCCCGGCCAGGATGGGCGAGGAACGGGTCGACGGCATCGCGACCGAGATACGGGTTGATGGTGACCGCCCCGGCCCCGATCACGCCGAAGCAAGCCTCGGCGTAGGCGGCGGCGGTCGAGGCGATGTCACCCCGCTTGGCATCGAGGATGACCGGGATCTCCTCGGGGACGGCCTCGACCACCTCGATGAGTGCCTCGAGCCCCGACGGGCCGTGCGCCTCGAAGAATGCGGAGTTCACCTTGAACGCCGCCGCGGCCGGGGCGGTGGCCGCGATCAGATCGAGGGACACCTTCTTCGCCTCCGCCGCATCACGGGCTCGCGGGTCGATGCCGACGCACAGGAGCGAGTCGGCTGAGGCCGACCGCTCCTCGAGCAGCTCGAAGAACCCGGTCACGCCTTGCCCAACACCATCGCCAGCAACGCCATCCGCACGTACATGCCGTACTCCATCTGCCGGAAGTAGGCCGCCCTCGGATCGGCGTCGACCTCCATGGTGATCTCGTTCACCCTCGGGAGCGGATGCATCACGATCATCCGCTCCTTTGCAGCCTCCAGTGTGGCTGGGGTCACGACGAACGCGTCCTTGACGGCGTCGTAAGCGCTCTCATCCTCGAACCGCTCCTTTTGGACCCGGGTCACGTACAGCACGTCGGTGGCGGATATCACCGTGTCGAGCGAGTCATGCACCGCGAACAGGGTTCCGGCCTCGGTCAGTTCCTCGAGGATCTCCTCGGGCATGCTGAGGATCTCGGGAGACACCAGCTCGAGTCTCACGTCGAACTTCGACAGGAGCCGGGACAGGGAGTGCACCGTGCGCCCGTATCTGAGGTCACCGACCATCGTCACCGTCAACCCGTCCACGTCGCCGAGCTCCTCGAGGATCGTGAAGAGGTCGAGCAACGCCTGGGTGGGATGCTCCCCCACCCCGTCACCGGCGTTGATGATCGGTTTCGAGGCGTATGTCGCCGCCTCTGCCGACGCCCCGACATCCGGATGGCGAAGCACAATCACATCGGCATAGCGCTCGAGGGTACGAATCGTGTCGGGCAGGGACTCGCCCTTCGACACCGAGGAATACCGGACTTCGTTGATCGGGATGACGCTCCCGCCGAGCCGCTCCATGGCGGCAGTGAACGACGACGAGGTTCGGGTGGACGGCTCGTAGAACAGGTTGGCCAGCAGCTTTCCCTTCAGAAGGTCGAAGGTCCCCACCCGGGCCACCATCGCCTGCATCTCGTGGGCGACATCGAAGATGTAGTCGAGGTCCTCGACGTCGAACTGCTTCACGGACACGATGTCGCGCCCGTAGAAAGGCGCGTCATGCTTGTCTCCGAAGGGGAGGTACGCGCGTGCCATGGTCTCTCGATCCATCACTGCTCCTTCGTCCGTAGATTCCGTCCCGATCCGGGGGCGGCGAGGACCTCGCCGTCCCGATAGACCTCCACCCCTCTGACCACGACCCGGACCACTCTCCCCCGCATCGTCCTGCCCTCGAACGGGGTCCACCCCGCCCTGGTCTGCTGGGCCATCCCCTCGACCACCCATGACGCCTCGGGATCCACCTCGACCACGGCGTCCTGCTCGTCGAGCCCGAAGATCCGCCGGGGGCCGTCGTGGAGCCGTGCCACGACGTCGTCGATGGTGAGCAGGCCATCGTGGACGGCCCCGATGAGCAGCGGCAGGGCCGTCTCGAGACCGGGGAACCCCGGCGGTGGGGAGTCCGTCGACTTCTCGGCGATGGTGTGCGGGGCGTGGTCGGTGGCGAAGCAATCGATGTCGTCGAGGTGTCGCCACAACGCCTCCCGATCGGATGGCGACGCCAGTGGCGGGCGCACCGAGGCTCGTCCGGCGAGAAGACTCATCTCATCCTGGTCGAGGAAGAGGTGATGGGGGGCGACCTCGCAGGTCACCGGGACGCCGCGATGTCGCGCCTCGAGAACGCTGAACATCTCCTGCTCGGTGGACAGGTGGCACACGTGCACCGGTCGCTCCAGTTCGGTCGCCATAGTGAGGACGGCGTCGAGGGTGTCCCCCTCGGCGTGAAGGGCGATCGGACAGTCGACGGGCCAGGACTCGAGATGTCGCCGCCACGACCCGGGCCCATCGAGGCGCAGCCCACCGTAGGTCGAATCGAGGTACATCTTGAGACCGGCCGCTTCGGGGGCGAGCGCCGCCACCGCCATCGCATTGGTCTCTCCGGCCCCGACGAACTGGCCGTAGTCACATCGGGCGCGCTTCCCGGCGGCGTCGAGCGCACCGTCGAGAGACCCCCGGTCGATCACCGGTGGCCGGGTGTTGGGCATGGCGAGGACGGCGGTGAACCCCCCGGCGAGGGCGGCGGCGGTGCCCGAGGCCCAGTCCTCCTTGTGGGTCTCGCCCGGATCGCGCATGTGGGTGTGCACGTCGATGAGGCCCGGGAGGTGAAGCGTCGTCATCTGTGCCATCCCGGCGGGCATGCCAGCAGCCGCAGATGGCCAGAAAAAAGGGCCCCCATGTCGGGGGCCCAGAGGACTGGATCGGGAACGGGTCGGGAGTCAGCCAAGGCGACCCCGTTCGAATCGTGTGATCACACCGCTCCCCGTCAGGCTCACGGAGTGTAGACACCCCCACCCCGGTCGGGCTGTACTGCCCGCGCCACGAATTGTGGGAGGATGGCTCCAGCCTCCCCGAGTACGAGCCCGAATCCTCGGCTCGGCCCATCGAGCGAACCCTCGAGTTCCTCGGTAGGTACGGCTGAGCCGTCCGAGTAGGGACGGGGCTGCCGTGGGGAGATGGTGGGCGCTTCTGGGATTGAACCAGTGACCTCTTCCGTGTCAGGGAAGAACGGGCCTCTAAGCGCCGCAACGGAACCCGGCGGAATCCCTTACGCGGCAACGGTTCACGCCTGACGGGGACTCGCGACGGTTCGCGCTATCTGACGGACTCTCGCGGACACCTCGCGGACAGGTCTGCTCCGGGACGCGCGGGTGGCGTTTCGAGCCCGGCGCCATACGCCTCGGTGACGTCGCCGCGCGGCTCGAAACCGATGCCTAGGCCGATCCGACCGAAGCCGATCTGAGCCAGCTCCGCGACACCCTGGAACGGAGGCTCGGCGACGCTGGCATCGATCTCGAGCCGTTCGAGCGCTTCCGCTCCTGATCCACCCGCGCCGGCGCGCTCACATCTCTGGGGGAGGGCCCTCCGTCTCAGGCCGGGAACGCATGAGGACGATCGCGGCGACGAAGGCGACGAGGCCCGCGATTCCGAAGACCGCCTCTTCCCGTACCCAGCTGTCCCCGGGAAGCGCGGACAGCCCGGCCTGACCCAGGCCGACGATCACGGCGACGGCGACGACCGCTCCCACCGCATAGACGACCCGACGGCCGACCGAATCCCGGCGCCCGATGTAGGCGCCGAACGCTGCAGCGGCGATCACGACGCCTCCCAGCCCGGCAAAGAACGCAAGCGCCTCCACCAGGCTGTCCTCGTCGGGGCCGCCCTGGGCGGCCATCACCGCGATCTTCCCCATCCACCCGATGCCCCCGACCAGGCCGGCGACGATCGCCACCGTGCGTGCCCTCATGCGTGTTCCTTCCTCTCTCCTCGATGCTGCTTGCGATCCGACCCTCACCGAGCCCCCTTCTCGATCACCCGCCCTCATCGTGCGCCCGCACCGACACCTGATCGCTCTCGACGACACCGTCGCGATACACGCCCTTGGCCACGACCAGACGCCCCTCCTCGAGGGTCAGGGGGCGCCGACCGACATAGGCGTACCGAACGAGTGCGGTTGCCCCGGTGCCGTCGGTCAGCTCGAACGTGAGATGATCGGTCCCGACCTCGAGACGCTGGACGATGCCCTCGACCTGGACCCTGCGTCCCTCGTGGTCGGCGGTGAGGTCTGCGGGAGCGACGAACGGCGTCGAGGCCTGGAAGGTTCCGATGAGCACCAGGGTCATCGCTACCACGGTGACCGTGCCCGCCAGGATCAGGCGTCCCCGCCTACTCACTCCGTCCCCGAATCGCCCCCGGCGCGGATCGACCGCAGCCGGCGCTCCCAACGAAAGGCCATGAGGGCGGGAACCAACCAGACCGCAGCGAAGATCGCCGCCGCGCAGAACTCGAGCACGGTCATGGCGTG
This region includes:
- the pyrF gene encoding orotidine-5'-phosphate decarboxylase; protein product: MTGFFELLEERSASADSLLCVGIDPRARDAAEAKKVSLDLIAATAPAAAAFKVNSAFFEAHGPSGLEALIEVVEAVPEEIPVILDAKRGDIASTAAAYAEACFGVIGAGAVTINPYLGRDAVDPFLAHPGRGVWVLCRTSNPSGAEIQDDILDSGEMVYERVARLVAGWAGPDRLGLVVGATQPGALARTRAIVPGHWILAPGVGPQGGDADAIGVALRSDRRGVLVPSSRLVGSASNPASMAADLRDALRRVEPREPVLRPRGMAVDLHESGCVRFGEFTLRSGAVSPIYVDLRRLSGRPGLLRQVAALYGSVLGRLAYDHVGAVPYGALPLATAVALERSRSLVWPRRESKEHGTGVRVEGEWRAGDRVVLVDDVVTSGISATEAANLLREAGLVVEHLVVLIEREEQARSALAEQGITLHAIATLGSLVDDLGAAGAIGEDERRAVVAFLAGR
- the pyrB gene encoding aspartate carbamoyltransferase; this translates as MDRETMARAYLPFGDKHDAPFYGRDIVSVKQFDVEDLDYIFDVAHEMQAMVARVGTFDLLKGKLLANLFYEPSTRTSSSFTAAMERLGGSVIPINEVRYSSVSKGESLPDTIRTLERYADVIVLRHPDVGASAEAATYASKPIINAGDGVGEHPTQALLDLFTILEELGDVDGLTVTMVGDLRYGRTVHSLSRLLSKFDVRLELVSPEILSMPEEILEELTEAGTLFAVHDSLDTVISATDVLYVTRVQKERFEDESAYDAVKDAFVVTPATLEAAKERMIVMHPLPRVNEITMEVDADPRAAYFRQMEYGMYVRMALLAMVLGKA
- a CDS encoding amidohydrolase family protein produces the protein MTTLHLPGLIDVHTHMRDPGETHKEDWASGTAAALAGGFTAVLAMPNTRPPVIDRGSLDGALDAAGKRARCDYGQFVGAGETNAMAVAALAPEAAGLKMYLDSTYGGLRLDGPGSWRRHLESWPVDCPIALHAEGDTLDAVLTMATELERPVHVCHLSTEQEMFSVLEARHRGVPVTCEVAPHHLFLDQDEMSLLAGRASVRPPLASPSDREALWRHLDDIDCFATDHAPHTIAEKSTDSPPPGFPGLETALPLLIGAVHDGLLTIDDVVARLHDGPRRIFGLDEQDAVVEVDPEASWVVEGMAQQTRAGWTPFEGRTMRGRVVRVVVRGVEVYRDGEVLAAPGSGRNLRTKEQ
- a CDS encoding cytochrome c maturation protein CcmE, yielding MSRRGRLILAGTVTVVAMTLVLIGTFQASTPFVAPADLTADHEGRRVQVEGIVQRLEVGTDHLTFELTDGTGATALVRYAYVGRRPLTLEEGRLVVAKGVYRDGVVESDQVSVRAHDEGG